In the Streptomyces sp. f51 genome, one interval contains:
- the yaaA gene encoding peroxide stress protein YaaA, with protein MLVLLPPSEGKAPSGRGTALKPESLSLPGLAEARRAVLDELVELCVADEDKAREVLGLSEGLRGEIAKNTELRTAGTRPAGEIYTGVLYDALDLASLDTAAKRRAGRSLLVFSGLWGAVRVTDRIPSYRCSMGVKLPGLGALGAHWRTPMAAALPEAAGDGLVLDLRSSAYTAAWKPSGEVAGRTATVRVLHAQLVDGVEKRSVVSHFNKATKGRIVRSLLTANAAPKDPAELVEALRDLGHTVEASAPARAGRPWALDVIVREIH; from the coding sequence GTGCTCGTGCTGCTGCCGCCTTCCGAGGGCAAGGCACCCTCCGGCCGGGGAACCGCGCTCAAGCCGGAGTCGTTGTCCCTGCCCGGTCTCGCCGAGGCGCGACGGGCGGTCCTGGACGAGCTGGTCGAGCTGTGCGTGGCCGACGAGGACAAGGCCCGTGAGGTCCTCGGACTGAGCGAGGGCCTGCGGGGAGAGATCGCGAAGAACACGGAGCTGAGGACCGCGGGCACGCGCCCGGCCGGGGAGATCTACACGGGGGTCCTGTACGACGCCCTGGACCTGGCCTCGCTGGACACGGCCGCCAAGCGGCGCGCGGGCCGTTCGCTGCTCGTGTTCTCCGGGCTGTGGGGCGCGGTGCGGGTCACCGACCGGATCCCCTCGTACCGCTGCTCGATGGGCGTCAAGCTGCCGGGGCTCGGAGCGCTGGGCGCGCACTGGCGCACGCCGATGGCGGCCGCGCTTCCCGAGGCCGCGGGCGACGGGCTCGTACTGGACCTGCGCTCTTCGGCGTACACCGCGGCATGGAAGCCCAGCGGTGAGGTGGCGGGGCGGACGGCGACCGTGCGGGTGCTGCACGCGCAGCTGGTGGACGGGGTCGAGAAGCGATCCGTCGTCAGCCACTTCAACAAGGCGACCAAGGGCAGGATCGTGCGGAGCCTGCTCACCGCGAACGCCGCCCCGAAGGACCCGGCGGAGCTGGTGGAGGCCCTGCGCGATCTCGGACACACGGTGGAGGCGTCGGCCCCCGCCCGGGCGGGGCGGCCGTGGGCGCTCGACGTGATCGTGCGGGAGATCCACTGA
- a CDS encoding NAD(P)-dependent alcohol dehydrogenase, with amino-acid sequence MRAYHLEIPGTVDGIVPRESPVPEPGPRDVLVRVRAVSLNKRDLLILRGTYPLKAVPDVIPLSDGAGEVVAVGAEVTRFAVGDRVASTYFPNWTDGRITPDRFDQPGATLDGMLTEYACLGQDAVVRVPGHLTWEEAACLPCAGVTAWHSLTGGEPLVPGQTVLTLGTGALSLFVVQFAKTLGAEVIVTTSDRARADRVKALGADQVVDYVEHPEWGRVIRELTGGRGADLIVETNGPDTIEQSMRAAALYGQVVLLITGNGRRPGIEISNTAYASSLATIRRVFVGSRAHFESMNRALELHGTRPVVDRVLGFDEVGEAFRHYESGAAFGKVVIRVS; translated from the coding sequence ATGCGGGCCTACCACCTCGAAATCCCCGGCACCGTCGACGGGATCGTGCCGCGCGAGTCGCCCGTCCCCGAACCGGGGCCCCGGGACGTCCTCGTCCGCGTGCGTGCCGTCTCCCTCAACAAGCGCGACCTGCTGATCCTGCGGGGGACCTACCCGCTCAAGGCCGTGCCGGACGTGATCCCGCTGAGCGACGGAGCGGGGGAGGTCGTCGCGGTGGGCGCGGAGGTGACCCGGTTCGCGGTGGGCGACCGGGTGGCGAGCACGTACTTCCCGAACTGGACCGACGGACGGATCACCCCGGACCGGTTCGACCAGCCCGGTGCCACCCTCGACGGCATGCTGACCGAGTACGCCTGTCTTGGCCAGGACGCCGTGGTGCGTGTTCCCGGCCATCTGACCTGGGAGGAGGCGGCCTGTCTGCCCTGCGCAGGGGTGACCGCCTGGCACTCCCTGACGGGCGGCGAGCCGCTCGTCCCCGGCCAGACCGTGCTCACCCTGGGCACCGGCGCGCTGTCCCTCTTCGTCGTGCAGTTCGCCAAGACGCTGGGCGCCGAGGTGATCGTGACGACGTCGGACAGGGCCAGGGCCGACAGGGTCAAGGCGCTCGGCGCGGACCAGGTCGTCGACTACGTCGAGCATCCCGAATGGGGGCGCGTCATCAGGGAGTTGACGGGCGGCCGGGGCGCCGACCTGATCGTGGAGACCAACGGGCCCGACACCATCGAGCAGTCGATGCGCGCCGCCGCGCTCTACGGCCAGGTCGTGCTCCTGATCACCGGCAACGGGCGCAGGCCCGGAATCGAGATCTCCAACACGGCGTACGCGTCGAGTCTGGCCACGATCCGCCGCGTCTTCGTGGGCAGCAGGGCCCACTTCGAGTCCATGAACAGGGCCCTGGAACTGCACGGGACCCGCCCGGTCGTCGACCGTGTCCTCGGATTCGACGAGGTGGGGGAGGCGTTCCGCCACTACGAGAGCGGTGCGGCCTTCGGCAAGGTGGTCATCCGCGTGAGCTGA
- a CDS encoding helix-turn-helix transcriptional regulator has product MTSGISTEPPLFARELSRWRHARRVSQLELASRAGTTQRYVSFIERGRSVPGRDIVIRLAESLELTLRERNALLLAAGYAPAFTESPLDAAALEPVREALDGILEGHLPYPAVVTGPLGELVAANAALDVLAEGAAPELLEPPVNVLRLALHPRGMAPRVVNLDAWGRHIVENLRARALRSPDPRLDALVQELARYVPASEPGADHLGFAVPLRLRCPEGELRLLTTLTSFATAVDVTLAELHLEAFLPADRETAGILRDRAARRG; this is encoded by the coding sequence ATGACGAGCGGTATCTCCACCGAGCCCCCTCTCTTCGCCCGGGAGCTGTCGCGCTGGCGGCACGCGCGCAGGGTGAGCCAGCTGGAGCTCGCCTCCCGCGCGGGCACGACCCAGCGGTACGTCAGTTTCATCGAGCGCGGACGTTCGGTGCCCGGCAGGGACATCGTGATCAGGCTCGCCGAGTCGCTGGAGCTGACCCTGCGGGAGCGCAACGCGCTGCTCCTGGCGGCCGGTTACGCCCCCGCGTTCACCGAGTCGCCGCTCGACGCGGCCGCGCTCGAACCCGTACGCGAGGCGCTGGACGGCATCCTCGAAGGGCATCTGCCGTATCCGGCGGTGGTGACGGGGCCGCTCGGTGAACTCGTCGCCGCCAACGCCGCGTTGGACGTCCTGGCCGAGGGGGCGGCGCCCGAGTTGCTGGAACCGCCGGTGAACGTGCTGCGGCTGGCCCTGCATCCGCGCGGGATGGCCCCACGGGTGGTGAACCTGGACGCCTGGGGCCGGCACATCGTGGAGAACCTGCGGGCCCGCGCCCTGCGCAGTCCCGACCCCCGTCTCGACGCGCTGGTGCAGGAGTTGGCGCGGTACGTGCCGGCGAGCGAGCCCGGCGCGGATCATCTCGGGTTCGCCGTGCCGCTGCGACTGCGGTGCCCCGAGGGCGAGTTGAGGCTGCTCACCACGCTCACCTCGTTCGCGACCGCGGTGGACGTCACGCTCGCCGAACTCCATCTGGAGGCGTTCCTCCCGGCGGACCGGGAGACCGCCGGGATCCTCCGGGACCGTGCCGCCCGGCGGGGGTGA
- the eda gene encoding bifunctional 4-hydroxy-2-oxoglutarate aldolase/2-dehydro-3-deoxy-phosphogluconate aldolase, with amino-acid sequence MTSPSPSPWHASVLDLAPVVPVVVVADVSDAVPLARALVAGGLPAIEVTLRTPAALDAIRAVAAEVPEAVVGAGTVLTPEQVAASVAAGARFLVSPGWTDGLLAAMQASGVPFLPGVSTTSEVVALLERGVREMKFFPAQAAGGTAYLKSLAGPLPQARFCPTGGIGPECAPDYLALPNVGCVGGSWMLPADAVAARDWRRVEDLARAASALRR; translated from the coding sequence ATGACTTCGCCGTCGCCCTCGCCTTGGCACGCCTCCGTCCTGGATCTCGCGCCCGTCGTCCCCGTCGTCGTGGTCGCGGACGTCTCCGACGCGGTGCCGCTGGCCCGGGCGCTGGTCGCCGGCGGACTGCCCGCGATCGAGGTGACCCTGCGGACCCCGGCTGCGCTCGACGCGATCCGGGCCGTCGCGGCCGAGGTGCCGGAGGCGGTGGTGGGCGCGGGCACGGTCCTGACGCCGGAGCAGGTGGCCGCGTCGGTGGCCGCGGGCGCCCGTTTCCTGGTCAGCCCCGGCTGGACGGACGGACTCCTCGCCGCGATGCAGGCGTCGGGGGTGCCGTTCCTGCCGGGGGTGTCCACGACCTCCGAGGTGGTCGCACTGCTGGAACGGGGCGTGCGCGAGATGAAGTTCTTCCCCGCGCAGGCGGCGGGCGGCACGGCCTATCTGAAGTCACTGGCGGGACCGCTCCCGCAGGCGCGGTTCTGCCCGACGGGCGGCATCGGCCCCGAGTGCGCGCCGGACTACCTCGCCCTCCCCAACGTGGGCTGCGTGGGAGGCAGTTGGATGCTCCCGGCGGACGCGGTCGCGGCCCGGGACTGGCGCCGGGTGGAGGACCTGGCCCGAGCCGCGTCGGCACTGCGCCGGTAG
- a CDS encoding AraC family transcriptional regulator codes for MLTARFDRHRYAPHAHDEFTIGVSVGGSELIGYRGGQLRTGPGSIVVLAPGEMHTGGPAACDGYAYRALYAEPSLLREGALGGLPHFREGLLDDPELAAALRAAHTELSLCPDPLEAESRLPWLLAALTRRHSTARPDRDEVPGAARIAEAVRDRLADELQDPPSLASLALDLGLSRYQLLRAFRTTTGIPPYAWLAQHRVNRARRLLESGLRPAEVAALVGFADQAHLTRWFRRVLGVTPAAYRASVLPPPPGAQQRSRRAAGR; via the coding sequence CTGCTGACCGCCCGTTTCGACCGGCACCGCTACGCCCCGCACGCCCACGACGAGTTCACCATCGGCGTCAGCGTCGGCGGCTCGGAGCTCATCGGCTACCGGGGCGGCCAGCTGCGCACCGGCCCGGGGTCCATCGTCGTCCTGGCCCCCGGCGAGATGCACACCGGCGGCCCCGCCGCCTGCGACGGCTACGCCTACCGCGCCCTGTACGCGGAGCCGTCCCTGCTGCGCGAGGGCGCCCTCGGCGGACTCCCGCACTTCCGCGAAGGACTGCTCGACGACCCCGAACTCGCCGCCGCGCTGCGCGCCGCGCACACCGAACTGAGCCTCTGCCCGGACCCGTTGGAGGCCGAGTCCCGCCTCCCCTGGCTGCTCGCCGCGCTGACCCGGCGCCACTCCACCGCCCGCCCGGACCGCGACGAGGTCCCCGGCGCCGCGCGCATAGCCGAGGCCGTACGCGACCGCCTGGCCGACGAGCTCCAGGACCCGCCCTCCCTGGCCTCCCTCGCCCTGGACCTGGGACTGTCCCGCTACCAGCTCCTGCGCGCCTTCCGGACGACGACGGGGATACCGCCGTACGCCTGGCTGGCCCAGCACCGGGTGAACCGGGCCCGCAGGCTCCTGGAGTCCGGACTGCGCCCCGCCGAGGTCGCGGCCCTCGTGGGCTTCGCCGACCAGGCGCATCTGACCCGCTGGTTCCGCCGGGTGCTCGGGGTGACCCCCGCGGCGTACCGAGCGAGCGTGCTCCCGCCCCCGCCCGGGGCGCAACAGCGTTCAAGACGCGCCGCGGGCCGGTGA
- a CDS encoding MazG-like family protein: MADHLASDGTDPWPTIDLLHAWLDAGRAHGGREGVLLRVLKLSEEVGEVAQAVIGATGQNPRKGVSHTWDDVRSELCDVVITAMVALRTLAPDAREVFAAHLASVAGRSLGGPSAGTPSGGRSSGGPSTP; the protein is encoded by the coding sequence ATGGCGGATCACCTCGCAAGCGACGGCACGGACCCCTGGCCCACGATCGACCTGTTGCACGCCTGGCTGGACGCCGGACGGGCGCACGGCGGCCGGGAGGGGGTGCTGCTGCGGGTCCTGAAGCTGTCCGAGGAGGTCGGCGAGGTCGCCCAGGCGGTGATCGGCGCGACCGGCCAGAATCCGCGCAAGGGCGTGAGCCACACCTGGGACGACGTCCGTTCGGAGCTGTGCGACGTGGTGATCACGGCGATGGTGGCGCTGCGCACGCTCGCGCCGGACGCGCGCGAGGTCTTCGCCGCCCATCTGGCGTCCGTCGCCGGCCGTTCGCTCGGCGGGCCGTCGGCCGGGACGCCGTCCGGCGGCCGTTCGAGCGGTGGACCGTCAACTCCCTGA
- a CDS encoding RNB domain-containing ribonuclease: MPRRHVRVTGAPQAPLRAALRALRTELGVPGIFPADVLAEVGPPARLPAYDATDLPLFTVDPPTSEDLDQAMHLSRRERGGYRVQYAIADVAAFVVPGGALDAEAHRRVTTLYFPDGKVPLHPPRLSEGAASLLPGQTCPAVLWTIDLGADGRTEITDVRRALVRSRAKLDYAGVQRRIDDGTAEEPLALLKEIGTLREALEVERGGISLNVPEQEIVEKDGTYELAYRAPLPADGWNAQISLLTGMAAAELMLDHGTGVLRTLPAAPDGAVGRLRRTARALRIDWPHHVSYARLVRSLDPHLPHHAAFLQECTTLLRGAGYTVFRDGVLPEVTAHSAVAAPYAHCTAPLRRLVDRYASEICLAAAAGLPTPEWVLAALDALPKEMAEGSRRAGTVERECVDIVEAALLKDRVGELFEACVVDVQEHDPTVGTVQLESPAVFARISGGTTGLPLGERLRVRLTRADPGTAKAQFEPA, translated from the coding sequence ATGCCCCGCCGCCACGTCCGCGTCACCGGCGCCCCCCAGGCCCCGCTGCGAGCCGCTCTGCGCGCGCTGCGGACCGAACTCGGCGTGCCCGGGATCTTCCCGGCCGACGTCCTCGCCGAAGTGGGCCCTCCGGCCCGCCTGCCCGCGTACGACGCGACGGACCTGCCCCTGTTCACCGTCGACCCGCCGACGTCCGAGGACCTCGACCAGGCGATGCACCTCTCCCGCCGCGAGCGGGGCGGCTACCGCGTCCAGTACGCCATCGCCGACGTCGCCGCCTTCGTGGTGCCCGGCGGAGCCCTGGACGCCGAGGCGCACCGGCGCGTGACGACCCTCTACTTCCCCGACGGCAAGGTCCCCCTCCACCCGCCCCGGCTCTCCGAGGGCGCGGCGAGCCTCCTGCCGGGCCAGACCTGCCCGGCCGTCCTGTGGACGATCGACCTCGGCGCGGACGGCCGCACCGAGATCACCGACGTCCGCCGCGCCCTCGTCCGCAGCCGCGCCAAACTCGACTACGCGGGCGTGCAGCGCCGGATCGACGACGGGACCGCGGAGGAACCCCTCGCCCTGCTCAAGGAGATCGGCACCCTGCGCGAGGCCCTGGAGGTCGAGCGCGGCGGCATCTCGCTCAACGTGCCCGAGCAGGAGATCGTCGAGAAGGACGGGACGTACGAACTCGCCTACCGCGCCCCGCTGCCCGCCGACGGCTGGAACGCGCAGATCTCCCTGCTCACCGGGATGGCGGCGGCCGAGCTGATGCTCGACCACGGCACGGGCGTGCTGCGCACCCTGCCCGCCGCGCCCGACGGAGCCGTCGGACGTCTGCGCCGCACCGCCCGCGCCCTGCGCATCGACTGGCCCCACCACGTCTCGTACGCGCGGCTCGTCCGCTCCCTCGACCCGCACCTGCCGCACCACGCGGCCTTCCTCCAGGAGTGCACGACCCTGCTGCGCGGCGCCGGGTACACCGTCTTCAGGGACGGCGTGCTCCCCGAGGTCACCGCGCACTCCGCCGTCGCCGCGCCCTACGCCCACTGCACGGCCCCGCTGCGGCGGCTCGTCGACCGCTACGCCTCGGAGATCTGCCTCGCGGCCGCCGCCGGACTGCCGACCCCCGAGTGGGTCCTCGCGGCGCTCGACGCCCTGCCCAAGGAGATGGCCGAGGGCAGCCGGCGCGCGGGCACCGTCGAGCGTGAGTGCGTCGACATCGTGGAGGCCGCCCTCCTCAAGGACCGGGTCGGTGAGCTCTTCGAAGCCTGTGTGGTGGACGTGCAGGAACACGACCCCACCGTCGGCACCGTGCAGCTGGAGTCCCCGGCGGTCTTCGCCCGGATCTCGGGCGGTACGACCGGACTGCCCCTGGGCGAACGCCTGCGGGTCCGGCTCACCCGCGCGGACCCCGGAACGGCGAAGGCGCAGTTCGAACCCGCGTGA
- a CDS encoding FtsX-like permease family protein, whose amino-acid sequence MFGIYLKRELSRRKKAALVIAMGLALGIALVITVNSVSAGMQQAQDKVLKSLYGLGTDMTVTKAQAAPSGSSSGRPKFNFDAKSSGSKKQSSDRVMTQGGQTLKSSLVTEVSAQKGVASAVGSLSLNVVKVDGSFTQGKAKSSASNAQGGPGGQGGSTGMPQVQGGGASFDVNSYSVAGVDVGHQDLGPLATSKITTGKTFTSAQTSAKVAVLSTSYAKENKYKVGSTLKISGTAYKVIGIATPDSSESTTDVYVPLKQAQTLGDAKNKVTTIYVKATDSKQISAVKTTIQKNIAGTTVTTSADLADTVSGSLSTASDLATNVGKWLSIAVLVAAFLVAALLTSSAVSRRVREFGTLKALGWPSRKVTRQVVGESVVNGLLGGALGIALGLAAAYTVTAISPKLTAELGSTGGSGGPGGMGGPGGPAASAAKNTVDIALSAPVSVTTIALAVGLAVTGGLIAGAMGGWRASRMRPADALRSVS is encoded by the coding sequence ATGTTTGGCATCTATCTCAAGCGTGAGCTGAGCCGGCGGAAAAAGGCGGCGCTGGTGATCGCCATGGGTCTGGCGCTCGGTATCGCGCTGGTCATCACCGTCAACTCGGTGTCGGCCGGCATGCAGCAGGCCCAGGACAAGGTCCTGAAGTCGCTGTACGGGCTCGGCACGGACATGACCGTCACCAAGGCCCAGGCGGCGCCGTCGGGCAGCTCCTCGGGCCGCCCCAAGTTCAACTTCGACGCCAAGTCGAGCGGCAGCAAGAAGCAGAGCTCGGACCGGGTGATGACCCAGGGCGGGCAGACGCTGAAGTCCTCGCTGGTCACCGAGGTCTCCGCGCAGAAGGGCGTGGCGAGCGCGGTGGGCTCGCTCAGCCTGAACGTCGTCAAGGTCGACGGCTCGTTCACCCAGGGCAAGGCGAAGTCCTCGGCGTCGAACGCGCAGGGCGGGCCCGGCGGCCAGGGCGGCAGCACCGGTATGCCCCAGGTGCAGGGCGGCGGCGCCTCCTTCGACGTGAACTCCTACTCCGTCGCGGGCGTCGACGTGGGTCACCAGGACCTCGGCCCGCTGGCCACCTCGAAGATCACCACGGGGAAGACCTTCACGTCGGCGCAGACCTCCGCGAAGGTCGCGGTGCTCAGCACGTCGTACGCCAAGGAGAACAAGTACAAGGTCGGCTCGACCCTCAAGATCTCCGGTACCGCGTACAAGGTCATCGGCATCGCGACGCCCGACAGCAGCGAGTCGACCACCGACGTCTACGTGCCGCTGAAGCAGGCCCAGACCCTCGGCGACGCCAAGAACAAGGTCACCACGATCTACGTCAAGGCCACCGACTCGAAGCAGATCTCGGCGGTCAAGACGACCATCCAGAAGAACATCGCCGGGACGACCGTCACCACCTCCGCCGACCTCGCGGACACCGTCTCCGGGTCGCTGTCCACCGCCTCGGACCTCGCCACGAACGTCGGCAAGTGGCTGTCCATCGCGGTCCTGGTCGCCGCGTTCCTGGTCGCGGCGCTGCTCACCTCCTCCGCCGTCTCCCGCCGGGTGCGCGAGTTCGGCACCCTGAAGGCGCTCGGCTGGCCCTCGCGCAAGGTCACCCGCCAGGTCGTCGGCGAGTCCGTCGTGAACGGTCTGCTCGGCGGTGCCCTCGGCATCGCCCTCGGACTCGCCGCGGCCTACACCGTCACCGCGATCAGCCCGAAGCTGACGGCGGAGCTCGGCTCCACCGGAGGCAGCGGCGGCCCCGGCGGCATGGGCGGCCCCGGCGGGCCGGCGGCCTCCGCGGCCAAGAACACCGTCGACATCGCCCTGTCCGCGCCGGTCTCCGTCACCACCATCGCGCTCGCCGTGGGCCTGGCCGTCACCGGCGGTCTGATCGCCGGCGCGATGGGCGGCTGGCGCGCCTCCCGGATGCGCCCGGCGGACGCGCTGCGCAGCGTCTCGTAA
- a CDS encoding C4-type zinc ribbon domain-containing protein, whose translation MNAAPADQIRLLDVQSLDSRAQQLAHKRRSLPEHAEIESLTKDLTQLRDLLVAAQTEESDCAREQTKAEQDVDQVRQRAVRDQQRLDSGAVTSPKDLENLQREIVSLAKRQGDLEDVVLEVMERRESAQERVAELTERVSSVQGKIDDATARRDAAFEEFDGETASITKEREVIAASVPADLLKLYDKLRLQQGGVGAARLFQRRCEGCRLELNITEVNEVKAAAPDAVLRCENCQRILVRTSESGL comes from the coding sequence CTGAACGCCGCGCCCGCCGACCAGATCCGACTTCTCGACGTCCAGTCCCTCGACTCCCGTGCGCAGCAGCTCGCGCACAAGCGGAGGTCGCTGCCCGAGCACGCAGAGATCGAGTCGCTGACCAAGGACCTCACCCAGCTGCGCGACCTGCTCGTCGCCGCGCAGACCGAGGAGAGCGACTGCGCCCGCGAGCAGACCAAGGCCGAGCAGGACGTCGACCAGGTGCGTCAGCGCGCCGTCCGCGACCAGCAGCGCCTCGACTCGGGTGCCGTCACCTCGCCCAAGGACCTGGAGAACCTCCAGCGCGAGATCGTCTCCCTCGCCAAGCGCCAGGGCGACCTGGAGGACGTCGTCCTCGAGGTCATGGAGCGCCGCGAGTCCGCCCAGGAGCGGGTCGCCGAGCTCACCGAGCGGGTCTCCTCCGTCCAGGGGAAGATCGACGACGCGACCGCGCGCCGTGACGCCGCCTTCGAGGAGTTCGACGGCGAGACCGCCTCGATCACCAAGGAGCGCGAGGTCATCGCCGCCTCCGTGCCCGCCGACCTGCTCAAGCTGTACGACAAGCTGCGCCTCCAGCAGGGTGGCGTCGGCGCCGCCCGGCTCTTCCAGCGCCGCTGCGAGGGCTGCCGTCTGGAGCTCAACATCACCGAGGTCAACGAGGTGAAGGCGGCCGCTCCCGACGCCGTGCTGCGCTGCGAGAACTGCCAGCGCATCCTGGTGCGCACGTCCGAGTCCGGCCTGTAG
- a CDS encoding DoxX family membrane protein, whose protein sequence is MTCIDRRDLGLLLLRLSAGGVLAAHGAQKLFGWFGGGGIEGTAQAMEAMGYEPGKESARAAGLAEAGGGTLLALGLATPAAGAAAAGAMAGATAVHAPNGFFAQGGGFEYSAALGLTAVGLAVSGPGRLSLDHLTCNVLNRGWMVPIALGATAVATAVVVSARNNRLREAREGKQEALFEE, encoded by the coding sequence GTGACCTGTATCGACCGGCGTGATCTGGGACTGCTGCTGCTCCGTCTGAGCGCGGGCGGCGTGCTGGCCGCGCACGGAGCGCAGAAGCTGTTCGGCTGGTTCGGGGGCGGCGGCATCGAGGGCACCGCACAGGCCATGGAGGCGATGGGGTACGAACCCGGCAAGGAGAGTGCCAGGGCCGCCGGGCTCGCGGAGGCCGGCGGAGGCACCCTGCTGGCGCTGGGCCTCGCCACCCCCGCGGCCGGCGCCGCGGCGGCCGGCGCGATGGCGGGTGCGACGGCGGTGCACGCGCCGAACGGGTTCTTCGCGCAGGGCGGCGGCTTCGAGTACTCGGCCGCGCTCGGTCTGACGGCGGTGGGCCTCGCGGTGTCGGGTCCGGGGCGGCTGTCCCTGGACCATCTGACGTGCAACGTGCTGAACCGGGGCTGGATGGTGCCGATCGCGCTGGGCGCGACGGCGGTGGCCACCGCGGTCGTCGTGAGTGCCCGCAACAACCGGCTGCGCGAGGCGCGCGAGGGCAAGCAGGAGGCCCTGTTCGAGGAGTAG
- a CDS encoding nuclear transport factor 2 family protein: MTIQVTRLSDPAVRAFVSAVNAHDRAAFEALLAPGATMSDDGSDRDVGDWTDREIFSSRGHMDVDSESAGGRCLLVRYRNDTWGEMKTRWTFTVEDGGRISRFETGQA; encoded by the coding sequence ATGACCATTCAGGTGACGCGACTCAGCGACCCGGCGGTCCGGGCCTTCGTCAGCGCGGTGAACGCCCACGACCGGGCCGCCTTCGAGGCGCTGCTCGCTCCGGGCGCCACCATGTCGGACGACGGCTCAGACCGTGACGTCGGCGACTGGACCGACCGGGAGATCTTCTCCTCGCGCGGCCACATGGACGTCGACAGCGAGTCCGCGGGCGGGCGTTGCCTCCTCGTGCGGTACCGCAACGACACCTGGGGCGAGATGAAGACCAGGTGGACCTTCACCGTCGAGGACGGCGGCCGGATCAGCCGCTTCGAGACCGGCCAGGCGTGA
- a CDS encoding bifunctional RNase H/acid phosphatase has product MREFIVEADGGSRGNPGPAGYGSVVIDAATGETLAERAEYIGVATNNVAEYRGLVAGLEAARELDATARVRVRMDSKLVVEQMSGRWKIKHPDMKPLAARAAGVLPGSQVTYEWIPRERNKHADRLANEAMDAGKRGETWSPSASAADLNTRATRPTPPAPTAPPGDATAGAARARAALKETRGETPRKDREELRAQPGTGESRETTPAGPHVPRKGREELRAQRATAGTRETTPGDTHVPREGRGELRDQPGTGESRETTPGGTPSPGGEAGRPPAGPGDTDRSGAAADDKRAARNVAATTPATGWTAPPDMGAPATFVLLRHGETPLTPQKRFSGSGGSDPSLSDAGREQAERVAAALAARGTIQAIVASPLARTRETAAAVAARLGLDVTVEEGLRETDFGAWEGLTFGEVRERHPDDLNAWLASPEAEPTGGGESFAATAHRMAATRDKLIAAHAGRTVLLVTHVTPIKTLVRLALGAPPESLFRMELSAASLSAVAYYGDGNASVRLFNDTSHLR; this is encoded by the coding sequence GTGCGGGAGTTCATCGTCGAGGCCGACGGAGGGTCCCGGGGCAACCCGGGGCCCGCGGGCTACGGCTCCGTGGTCATCGACGCGGCCACCGGGGAGACGCTGGCGGAGCGCGCCGAGTACATCGGCGTGGCCACCAACAACGTCGCCGAGTACCGCGGTCTGGTCGCCGGTCTGGAGGCGGCCCGCGAGCTCGACGCGACCGCGCGGGTCAGGGTCCGGATGGACTCCAAGCTCGTGGTCGAGCAGATGTCCGGACGCTGGAAGATCAAGCATCCGGACATGAAGCCGCTGGCGGCACGGGCGGCCGGGGTCCTCCCGGGCTCCCAGGTCACCTACGAGTGGATCCCGCGTGAACGCAACAAGCACGCGGACCGGCTGGCCAACGAGGCGATGGACGCCGGCAAGCGAGGCGAGACCTGGTCCCCGTCCGCGTCGGCCGCCGACCTGAACACCCGCGCGACCCGCCCCACGCCACCGGCCCCGACGGCCCCACCGGGCGACGCGACAGCAGGAGCGGCCAGAGCCCGAGCGGCCCTGAAGGAAACCCGCGGAGAAACACCCCGCAAGGACCGCGAGGAACTGCGCGCCCAGCCCGGGACGGGCGAGAGCCGGGAGACGACGCCGGCCGGCCCGCACGTGCCCCGCAAGGGGCGCGAGGAACTGCGCGCCCAGCGCGCGACGGCCGGCACCCGGGAGACGACGCCGGGCGACACGCACGTGCCCCGTGAGGGGCGCGGGGAACTGCGCGACCAGCCCGGGACGGGCGAGAGCCGGGAGACGACGCCCGGTGGCACCCCGTCGCCCGGCGGCGAAGCCGGCAGGCCGCCCGCAGGGCCGGGTGACACCGACCGGTCCGGAGCGGCCGCCGACGACAAGCGGGCCGCGAGAAACGTGGCCGCCACCACCCCCGCCACAGGCTGGACCGCACCCCCCGACATGGGCGCCCCCGCCACCTTCGTCCTGCTCCGGCACGGAGAGACCCCCCTGACCCCGCAGAAGCGGTTCTCGGGCAGCGGCGGCAGCGACCCCTCGCTGTCCGACGCGGGCAGGGAACAGGCGGAACGCGTGGCCGCGGCACTGGCGGCGCGCGGCACCATCCAGGCCATCGTGGCCTCCCCACTGGCCCGCACCCGCGAGACAGCCGCGGCCGTCGCCGCCCGCCTCGGCCTCGACGTCACCGTCGAGGAGGGCCTGCGCGAGACGGATTTCGGCGCCTGGGAGGGGCTGACCTTCGGCGAGGTCCGCGAGCGCCACCCGGACGACCTGAACGCCTGGCTCGCCTCCCCGGAGGCCGAACCGACCGGCGGCGGCGAGAGCTTCGCCGCGACGGCGCACCGCATGGCGGCCACCCGCGACAAGCTGATCGCCGCCCACGCCGGCCGCACGGTCCTGCTCGTCACGCACGTCACCCCGATCAAGACCCTCGTACGCCTGGCGCTCGGCGCCCCGCCGGAGTCCCTGTTCCGGATGGAACTGTCGGCGGCGTCGCTGTCGGCGGTGGCGTACTACGGTGACGGCAACGCGAGCGTCCGCCTGTTCAACGACACCTCGCACCTGCGCTGA